Genomic segment of Peptococcaceae bacterium:
ATTTTCCCGCCTGGGAGGAAGCCGGGCAAATGGTCGACCGGCTGCCGGAAATAAAATGCTTCAAAGTGGGGCTTGAACTGTACCTGGCCAGCGGGGGAAAGGCCGTCGCGCAGTTAAGGGAAAGGGGAAAAGAAGTCTTTCTCGATTTGAAGTTTCACGATATTCCCAACACTGTTGCTCAGGCTTCCCGCCAGGCGGTTCTCCAGGGGGCGGCCATCTTCAACGTCCACGCCGCGGGCGGGCGGGAAATGATGGAAAGGGCGGCGCTGGCCGCCCGCGAAGAGGCGCTGCGCCTGGGGAGAGAAAAACCACTGCTGGTGGCCGTGACCGTTCTGACCAGCCTAAACGAGAACGACCTGCGGGCAATCGGGTTGAACGGGGTAGAGAATACCGTCGCCAGGTGGGCAAGGATGGCCCGGCAAGCAGGGCTGGACGGAGTCGTGGCCTCACCCGGGGAAATCCGGCTGGTTAAGGAAAGCTGCGGCAGCGGATTTCTGGTTGTCTGCCCCGGGGTCCGGCCGGCATGGGCGGCGCAGGATGACCAGCAGCGCATCCTCACTCCC
This window contains:
- the pyrF gene encoding orotidine-5'-phosphate decarboxylase, which produces MNSSDPAAGKLIVALDFPAWEEAGQMVDRLPEIKCFKVGLELYLASGGKAVAQLRERGKEVFLDLKFHDIPNTVAQASRQAVLQGAAIFNVHAAGGREMMERAALAAREEALRLGREKPLLVAVTVLTSLNENDLRAIGLNGVENTVARWARMARQAGLDGVVASPGEIRLVKESCGSGFLVVCPGVRPAWAAQDDQQRILTPGEAIKEGADYLVVGRPITRAVNPRQAALRVLEEIEAALAG